Proteins encoded by one window of Drosophila melanogaster chromosome X:
- the CG15754 gene encoding uncharacterized protein, which yields MPSNQYHLLQLHLLLCALLLTSGQRTPVRVPPRNLQVPNIGGESFERFDTRSASTSSSGSSESQETSDEMREQLKQLLGDQLATAFAPLATTPFTRRQPAIASPSSGAAARSQFATDPDQGQEEESPDQDGEAEEAEEEEEDEEEQEEATPQPQPLPPALPQPGGVLEELAGGQVDEELEDYNAWRDNFYELNEDGSYIFGYSIPHGIRRWEKGYYSEEQHGRVVEGFYVQPRHDSQGLRYELRCYRADSEGYQPRPVEFLRTPPIVRRDAIPRVNCFQNA from the exons ATGCCATCCAATCAGTATcatctgctgcagctgcaccTGCTGCTCTGCGCCTTGCTCCTGACCTCTGGCCAAAGGACACCGGTTCGCGTTCCGCCGCGAAATCTGCAGGTGCCCAACATTGGGGGCGAGAGCTTCGAGAGATTCGACACCCGATCGGCATCGACGTCGAGCAGCGGAAGCAGCGAGAGCCAGGAGACCAGCGATGAGATGCGGGAGCAACTGAAGCAACTTCTGGGCGACCAGCTGGCCACCGCCTTTGCCCCCTTGGCCACCACGCCATTCACCAGGCGACAGCCGGCCATTGCATCACCCAGCTCGGGGGCGGCTGCCCGTTCCCAGTTCGCCACCGATCCGGATCAGGGCCAGGAAGAAGAGTCCCCGGACCAGGACGGCGAGGCGGAAGAGGcagaagaggaggaggaagacgaagaggagcaggaggaggccACTCCGCAACCTCAGCCACTGCCACCAGCTCTACCGCAACCAGGAGGCGTCTTGGAGGAGCTGGCTGGTGGTCAGGTGgacgaggagctggaggatTATAATGCCTGGCGCGACAATTTCTATGAACTCAACGAAGACGGAAGCTATATCTTTGG CTACTCCATTCCCCATGGCATTCGTCGCTGGGAGAAGGGCTACTATTCGGAGGAGCAGCATGGCCGGGTGGTTGAGGGCTTCTATGTCCAGCCCCGTCACGATTCCCAGGGCCTGAGATATGAGCTTCGATGCTACAGAGCCGATTCCGAGGGCTATCAGCCGCGTCCAG TTGAGTTTCTGAGGACGCCGCCAATTGTGAGGCGCGATGCCATACCGCGTGTTAATTGCTTccaaaatgcttaa